One segment of Patescibacteria group bacterium DNA contains the following:
- a CDS encoding DUF3048 domain-containing protein produces the protein MLQKRTIIITIIIAFGSCLVGFAGYYLSTYFFYNTLEQNISTITHELTPPLPEVSPGTHPLTGLPYPATTPIRKPFAVVIDNTPEARPQYGLSAADIVYETLTEGGVTRLLALFSSQQPLRIGPIRSARPYFIRQAQDWDAVFAHSGGSTHALEMLKTGVPRINNLDEFSNGNAFVRTSQTPPHNLFASYVALETLAENKALPLDLTALPSWAYTTNTPEGPTTTSFTIPYNLASMKVSYQYDESLQTYTRVLGGQPHRDAETNKPLSPANIILEFREMADIPDPQKLGLIDFAYAGAGDAMVFTKGKRINGRWTRSSDGPTVYATITGRTIALKPGQTFIDVLPATMREEILSTIQ, from the coding sequence ATGTTACAAAAACGCACTATAATCATCACCATTATCATAGCCTTCGGTTCGTGCCTGGTCGGATTTGCAGGATATTATCTCTCCACATATTTCTTCTACAATACTCTAGAGCAGAATATTTCAACCATTACGCACGAGCTAACTCCTCCGCTCCCAGAAGTCTCTCCAGGCACACATCCCCTTACAGGTCTACCTTACCCTGCGACAACGCCGATCCGAAAACCTTTCGCCGTCGTAATAGACAATACGCCGGAAGCGCGGCCTCAATATGGCTTATCAGCGGCTGATATCGTTTATGAAACGCTCACCGAAGGCGGCGTCACGCGGCTGCTCGCGCTCTTCTCCTCTCAACAGCCGCTCCGGATCGGGCCCATACGTAGTGCTCGCCCTTACTTTATCCGGCAGGCTCAAGACTGGGATGCTGTTTTCGCGCATTCAGGAGGCAGCACACACGCACTAGAAATGCTCAAAACAGGGGTTCCGCGCATTAATAATCTCGATGAATTCTCCAACGGCAATGCGTTTGTGCGCACCTCACAAACCCCGCCGCACAACCTCTTCGCCTCTTATGTAGCGCTGGAAACCCTTGCGGAAAATAAAGCATTGCCTCTCGACCTTACCGCGCTCCCCAGCTGGGCCTATACCACAAACACCCCCGAAGGTCCTACGACCACTTCCTTTACCATTCCTTATAACCTTGCTTCCATGAAGGTTTCTTATCAATATGACGAATCCTTGCAGACATACACCCGTGTGCTCGGCGGCCAGCCGCACCGCGATGCGGAAACGAATAAGCCGCTCTCTCCTGCCAATATAATCCTTGAGTTCAGGGAAATGGCAGATATCCCTGATCCGCAAAAACTGGGGCTGATTGATTTTGCGTATGCGGGCGCAGGAGACGCAATGGTCTTCACGAAAGGAAAAAGGATCAACGGCCGCTGGACCCGTTCCAGCGACGGCCCCACCGTCTATGCCACCATCACCGGCCGCACCATAGCGCTTAAGCCCGGGCAAACCTTCATCGATGTGCTCCCCGCCACCATGCGCGAAGAAATA